The Acipenser ruthenus chromosome 25, fAciRut3.2 maternal haplotype, whole genome shotgun sequence genome has a window encoding:
- the LOC117963972 gene encoding uncharacterized protein LOC117963972 — MVQQEYLSLVEEFISHADSQGSQNPQGRQAERDCPPTGTSLTLAAEEVRRNIEKYLRSVIRGIECMQQKSRGSGAQGASAPDSAVHPPSQRRSQPATASPSPSVLNSEGSQLLSESPREPSETGQAPDNTVGLEEAKLIRDLLQDRIFRSGSCSESGNSGGRDQRGSGSACSTSSITTPTPSPAEAQDSEKTPQLLPVFARLHTPEKQRNGLPQCIAESDLKTVSKHILITKETLAEFRLRMSNTSLFGGACQG, encoded by the exons ATGGTCCAGCAGGAGTACCTGAGCCTGGTTGAGGAGTTCATCTCTCACGCTGACTCACAAGGCAGCCAGAACCCGCAGGGACGCCAGGCAGAACGGGACTGCCCCCCCACCGGGACCTCGCTGACCCTCGCTGCCGAGGAGGTGAGGAGAAACATAGAGAAGTACCTGAGGTCCGTCATCCGGGGGATTGAATGCATGCAGCAGAAGAGCAGGGGCTCCGGGGCTCAGGGGGCATCTGCTCCTGATTCTGCAGTCCACCCTCCCTCCCAGCGCCGGTCCCAGCCTGCCAccgcctccccctctccctctgttTTAAACAGCGAGGGCTCCCAGCTCCTCTCCGAGTCCCCTCGGGAGCCCAGCgagactggccaggcacctgatAACACGGTGGGGCTGGAGGAAGCCAAACTGATCCGGGATTTACTGCAGGACAGGATCTTCCGCTCGGGCAGCTGCAGTGAGAGTGGTAACAGCGGCGGTCGCGATCAGAGGGGCAGTGGCAGTGCCTGTTCCACCTCCTCCATCACCACTCCCACCCCCTCCCCAGCAGAGGCCCAGGACAGCGAGAAGACCCCCCAGCTACTGCCAGTGTTTGCTAGACTCCACACCCCTGAGAAACAAAGGAATGGGCTCCCCCAATGCATAG CTGAATCTGATTTGAAGACTGTCAGCAAACATATCCTGATCACCAAAGAGACCCTTGCAGAGTTTCGTCTGCGCATGTCGAACACCAGCCTGTTTGGAGGAGCCTG